In Cervus canadensis isolate Bull #8, Minnesota chromosome 6, ASM1932006v1, whole genome shotgun sequence, one DNA window encodes the following:
- the LOC122444037 gene encoding olfactory receptor 10G2-like, whose translation MGKTRNTSLDTVVTDFILLGLSHPPRLRTLLFLVFFIIYILTQLGNLLILLTVWADPKLHTRPMYILLGVLSFLDMWLSSVIVPRIILNFTPASKRIPFGGCAAQLYFFHFLGSTQCFLYTLMAYDRYLAICQPLRYPALMNGRRCTILVAGAWLAGSIHGSIQATLTFRLPYCGPNQVDYFFCDIPAVLRLACADTTVNELVTFVDIGVVAASCFTLILLSFANIVHAILQIRTADGRRRAFSTCGSHLTVVTVYYVPCIFIYLRAGSKSPLDGAVAVFYTVVTPLLNPLIYTLRNQEVKSALKRIAADPSGHPENPYS comes from the coding sequence ATGGGAAAGACCAGAAACACATCCCTGGACACTGTGGTGACAGATTTCATTCTCCTGGGCTTATCTCACCCCCCGAGGCTGAGGACTCTCCTCTTCTTGGTCTTCTTCATCATTTACATCCTGACTCAGCTGGGCAACCTCCTCATTCTGCTCACTGTGTGGGCTGACCCAAAGCTCCACACTCGCCCCATGTACATTCTCCTGGGCGTGCTCTCATTCCTCGACATGTGGCTCTCCTCCGTCATCGTTCCTCGAATTATTCTAAACTTTACTCCCGCCAGCAAGAGAATCCCGTTTGGTGGCTGTGCGGCTCAgctgtatttctttcatttcctgggCAGCACACAGTGTTTCCTCTACACCTTGATGGCCTATGACAGGTACCTGGCAATATGCCAGCCCCTGCGCTACCCCGCGCTCATGAACGGGAGGCGATGCACCATCCTTGTGGCTGGAGCTTGGCTGGCTGGCTCCATTCATGGGTCCATCCAGGCCACCCTGACATTCCGCCTGCCCTACTGTGGGCCCAACCAGGTGGATTATTTTTTCTGCGACATCCCTGCAGTATTGAGACTGGCCTGTGCAGACACAACTGTCAATGAGCTTGTGACTTTTGTGGACATCGGGGTAGTGGCCGCCAGCTGTTTCACGTTAATTCTGCTCTCCTTTGCCAACATCGTCCACGCCATCCTGCAGATACGCACGGCTGATGGGCGGCGCCGAGCCTTCTCCACCTGCGGCTCCCACCTAACCGTGGTCACAGTCTACTATGTCCCCTGTATTTTCATCTACCTTCGGGCTGGCTCCAAGAGTCCCCTGGACGGGGCGGTGGCTGTGTTTTACACTGTTGTCACTCCGTTACTGAACCCCCTCATCTACACGCTGAGGAACCAGGAAGTGAAGTCTGCTCTGAAGAGAATCGCTGCAG